A DNA window from Oncorhynchus tshawytscha isolate Ot180627B linkage group LG13, Otsh_v2.0, whole genome shotgun sequence contains the following coding sequences:
- the LOC112265986 gene encoding putative gustatory receptor clone PTE03: MYTNSTYMLSMESLAIAPSGVYPAFLFGTLTYCFIVFCNVMVLSTIALDRKLHKPMFILLFNMPINDLIGATAFFPQLLVSILAQNRSISYPACYLQALLVHLYGAGSLTILTGMAYDRYIAICCPLRYNSIMSSNNLMKIIIFMWLLVITLIVVLLALVTRFKICRTTIVDIYCNNPSLVRLICDDTRINNYYGLLITAVFQGVSLIVVTFTYIQILLSCVLNKSSDARSKAIQTCGTHLVVFLFLEFNACFSLIAHRFEQAAPSLRRAFGMSVMVFPPILNPLIYGLKTKEIRQNVLGFYKRKVSSVK; the protein is encoded by the coding sequence ATGTATACAAACTCTACATACATGTTGagcatggaatcactggccataGCTCCATCAGGTGTTTACCCAGCATTCCTTTTTGGAACCCTTACGTACTGTTTCATTGTGTTTTGTAACGTGATGGTTTTATCCACCATAGCCCTGGACAGAAAGCTGCATAAACCCATGTTTATCCTACTCTTCAACATGCCTATCAATGACTTGATTGGTGCTACAGCCTTCTTCCCTCAGCTGTTGGTGAGCATCCTGGCTCAGAACAGGTCCATCTCCTACCCTGCATGCTACCTCCAAGCTCTGCTCGTCCACCTGTACGGAGCTGGGTCCTTAACTATCCTGACTGGCATGGCTTATGACAGGTATATCGCAATCTGCTGTCCACTGAGGTATAACTCCATCATGAGTTCCAATAACTTGATGAAAATCATCATTTTCATGTGGCTTTTGGTCATTACCCTGATTGTGGTTCTGTTGGCTCTGGTCACTCGCTTCAAGATCTGCAGAACAACAATAGTGGACATTTATTGTAACAATCCGTCATTGGTGAGGCTCATTTGTGATGACACACGTATAAACAACTACTATGGGTTGTTGATAACAGCTGTCTTTCAGGGTGTATCGTTGATAGTGGTTACATTTACATATATCCAGATCCTGCTCAGCTGTGTCTTGAATAAGTCATCTGATGCCCGGAGCAAGGCCATTCAGACATGTGGTACACATCTTGTAGTGTTCTTATTCTTAGAGTTCAACGCCTGCTTTAGCCTGATAGCTCATCGATTTGAGCAAGCAGCCCCTTCCTTGAGGAGGGCTTTTGGGATGTCAGTTATGGTGTTCCCTCCCATTCTCAATCCCCTCATATATGGTCTAAAAACTAAAGAAATTCGACAAAATGTTCTGGGTTTCTACAAACGGAAGGTATCTTCAGTTAAATGA